The Littorina saxatilis isolate snail1 linkage group LG13, US_GU_Lsax_2.0, whole genome shotgun sequence genome contains a region encoding:
- the LOC138983823 gene encoding proteoglycan 4-like, whose protein sequence is MARNLTITLFLVAIICLQSTQGSWFGRRRISRKSLKPLPKENEVTSTSNVDTRPTTPRSEQQAEENFINAQRDPQITPSSSEAPADGESSLPKNRSPSGTSTEDQKSLDVKQGEEKKLSPGAGRKLCELLQKLVSKAGCRSPQTWSLWSSKRRRCSKTRYLAKRILRLFPGLRCNIDGNGLDKDVSTTPETPTTESTTTTTESTTTTTTTEAPTTESTTTTTESTTSTTTTTESTTSDFTCRGPRQFCVLPVGNSLECPDGGAVFLFLSCPFSNQICCQALA, encoded by the exons atggcCCGTAACCTCACCATCACTCTTTTTCTCGTGGCCATCATCTGCCTCCAAAGCACTCAGGGCAGCTGGTTCGGCAGAAGAAGGATCAGCAGAAAGTCGTTGAAACCGTTGCCCAAGGAAAACGAAGTCACCTCCACCAGCAACGTCGACACTCGGCCCACAACGCCCAGGTCAGAGCAACAGGCCGAGGAAAACTTCATCAACGCTCAGCGAGATCCTCAGATCACCCCATCGTCCAGCGAAGCTCCAGCCGATGGAGAATCATCCTTACCAAAGAACAGGAGCCCTTCAGGCACATCCACTGAGGATCAAAAATCCTTGGACGTCAAGCAAGGAGAGGAGAAGAAGCTGTCGCCGGGCGCTGGGCGAAAGCTATGCGAACTTCTGCAGAAGCTTGTGTCCAAAGCGGGATGCAGGTCACCGCAGACATGGAGCTTGTGGTCTTCCAAGAGGAGACGATGCTCCAAGACCCGCTACCTGGCGAAGAGAATACTGCGTCTGTTCCCTGGTCTTCGTTGCAACATTGATGGGAATGGATTGGATAAGGATGTTTCTACGACTCCGGAAACTCCTACGACGGAATCTACAACAACGACTACAGAatcaacaacgacgacaacgacgacggaAGCGCCGACAACGGAatctacaacaacaacgacagaaTCGACAACTTCTACAACAACGACGACAGAATCGACAACTTCTG atttTACCTGCCGTGGTCCAAGACAGTTCTGTGTGTTACCTGTGGGAAACAGCCTCGAGTGTCCAGATGGGGGTGCAGTATTCCTCTTCCTCTCCTGTCCCTTCTCCAACCAGATCTGTTGCCAGGCGCTTGCTTAA
- the LOC138946054 gene encoding uncharacterized protein: protein MKALVLLSLAIACVYARVGEICHQPTDCEQGECCQILSLFPVVSKRQLTGIRPIEIHARDHGTCQVYHKQGERCNSFEHVNGYCGCGPGLRCHGEEVKLPSATVQPARRSMIAPRPGYTWEYKCTAVTN, encoded by the exons ATGAAGGCCTTAGTTCTACTCTCTCTGGCGATTGCCTGTGTATAC GCTCGTGTGGGAGAAATCTGCCACCAGCCCACGGACTGTGAGCAGGGCGAGTGTTGTCAGATCCTCAGCCTCTTTCCAGTGGTCAGCAAGCGACAGCTAACCGGTATTCGCCCCATCGAGATCCATGCCAGAGACCACG GCACCTGCCAGGTTTACCACAAGCAGGGCGAACGGTGCAACTCCTTTGAGCACGTCAACGGTTACTGTGGCTGTGGACCAGGTCTGAGGTGTCACGGGGAGGAGGTCAAACTGCCCTCGGCTACTGTTCAG CCTGCCCGCCGATCCATGATCGCCCCTCGACCCGGCTACACCTGGGAATACAAGTGTACTGCTGTGACCAACTAG